One region of Limnospira fusiformis SAG 85.79 genomic DNA includes:
- a CDS encoding DUF2811 domain-containing protein, with amino-acid sequence MNTSVSILTEIPETLHESLQGYLETHPDWDHDRVFSAALSLFLLQNGKNNTPEALDSCRVAARVYLETLFQSNT; translated from the coding sequence ATGAACACAAGTGTTAGTATTCTGACCGAAATTCCCGAAACACTGCACGAGTCCCTTCAGGGCTACCTGGAAACTCACCCCGACTGGGATCACGATCGCGTGTTTTCCGCCGCCCTGTCCCTGTTTTTGTTACAAAATGGCAAAAACAACACACCAGAAGCCCTCGATAGCTGTAGAGTAGCCGCCAGAGTATACCTAGAAACTCTGTTTCAGTCCAATACATAG